The following is a genomic window from Alkaliphilus sp. B6464.
CTACTACTAAATCAAATTCCCTAATATCTTTAATCGTACCTTCTAGAACATGTAGATCCATTTCTTGATTTGCATATAAAACATTGGTTGACTTTACATTTTGATTTGCCTCATTCGCAAATACAGGTGTAGCAATTAATGAACTTGATAAAGTTAATAGTAACGCTGTTGATAAAATTCTTTTCATGTTTATTCCTCCTAATATTTTTTTATTGTTTTACACTTTTTAGTTTAATACTTTGTTGTGTCTTTTCTGTGTACTAATATAGAACTTTTAATGAAATATTATAAAGTTACAGACAAACTAAGACTCAATTTAGAGTCAGCTTTTACTCCCACTGAACGTTAAGACGCTTATGCTCTTAGCTTTATTAAAGCTTATTTTTATCAATTAGATTGAATGTTTGATTACTACATTTACTACAACCTTTTGATTTTAGTTCTTCTATCGTTTTAATCTTCTCTGAAAGACCCACTTTAATAGTTTGGCCACAACTCTTACACTTATAAAGTCGAACTGTTTTTTTAAGTTCTCCAGTATAAAGAGGACCTTGATAAAAACTTTCCATTAATGTCTTGCTCTTACTAGTAGTTTTAAGAACTATCATCTGCCCCGTATTACCAATTATTTCAGCCCCCTCATAGGTATTGAATCTAGTCATAACCTTAGAAACTATAAGTCCCATATCTACGAAGCATTGCTGCATAGCAAATTCAAAATCTGGTGACTTGTGGGCATAAGAAAGAAAAATAGGAAGACCATTTTGTTTTTTCAAAGCTTCAATCCCTCTTGAAAGAAATAAATTCATTCCATCTAAAGTATAAGGAGGATCAGTAAAAAAACAATCAAATTGTTCTGTAAAATCCTTTGATAATGGCTTTCTAAAATCTGAACATACACATTTAATAGGCAGCCTTTCTTTCTCAGCAATATCTTTTATATAGGTAAGGACTCTATTATCAATATCCACTACATAAATAGTTGTATTACAGTGTTCTATATTAGCAAATAGCTTCTTAAGTAAAAAACCTAAAGCAACACTTACTAAGTCATCGTCTCCTACACATAAAATGTTTCTACCTACTAGTGCGTAATTTTGTAGACATAACACTGCTCTTTTTACAGCTGTATCTAAAGTACATTTTGACTGATCTATAGTAACATCCGCCAAGGGCCGATTTATAAACACTTCACTTAATGTCCTTTTAACTTCAGTAATCTCTTGTTCTTCTTCCCATGTTTCCTTCAATAATTTCATATATAGGTCCTTTCTTATTCCACGAAAGCCTAGCCTATTTTCTATGAAACTTAATCCTTCTTTAGTTAGTCTTACTCCTCTGTCTTGAACTAGTAAACCATATTTAATGAATTCTTTTTTTATGGCTACAATCACAGGTATAGGTAAAAGATTATTTCTTGACAATTCTTTATTAGAAATACCCTCTTTGAAATATATATTTAACAATATATTTTCTATTGCCTGCTTTCCTTCTTGTATATTTACATTTTTATTTACCTCTTGTATATAGTTAATCATTAATATCACTCCATTTTATATTGATTTTAGTTTTTTCACATATATTCTAGAAATTTCAGTTGCTTAATACTCTTATTACTACATTTAAACCTATAAAAAATACTTTATTAGACAATAAAAAAGGCCATAGCAACACAAAGTCACTACAGCCTTTTATATTTTATAATATATGTCAAAACAATATTCTATTTTAACCTTAATCTGAGTTATTAAATCCTTCATAAAAATTTTTAATAGCTATATTCATGATTAAAAATAAGCCAGTAAAAATTTAGAATGAGTAAATTATCAGTAAAGGATAATATAGTATATAAAATTTATTTTTTGACATAAAAATACCGTACAAAAGCACGGTTTATTAATATATTATAAGGTTGAATTCTATCCGTGT
Proteins encoded in this region:
- a CDS encoding bis-aminopropyl spermidine synthase family protein, giving the protein MINYIQEVNKNVNIQEGKQAIENILLNIYFKEGISNKELSRNNLLPIPVIVAIKKEFIKYGLLVQDRGVRLTKEGLSFIENRLGFRGIRKDLYMKLLKETWEEEQEITEVKRTLSEVFINRPLADVTIDQSKCTLDTAVKRAVLCLQNYALVGRNILCVGDDDLVSVALGFLLKKLFANIEHCNTTIYVVDIDNRVLTYIKDIAEKERLPIKCVCSDFRKPLSKDFTEQFDCFFTDPPYTLDGMNLFLSRGIEALKKQNGLPIFLSYAHKSPDFEFAMQQCFVDMGLIVSKVMTRFNTYEGAEIIGNTGQMIVLKTTSKSKTLMESFYQGPLYTGELKKTVRLYKCKSCGQTIKVGLSEKIKTIEELKSKGCSKCSNQTFNLIDKNKL